ttatttacatcaaatatgtttatgtgtgtttgAAGTGCCACTGGGTGTATTTATCAAAGTTGGAGACAAATTGAATGATTTAAGGTTTTTTGAATTCTCTTGAGAGAAAGTTGTGTAAGATTTAGCAATTCAAACATGCATTGGGTTAAAATGATTATGTACTGTGTGGTCTGATATATGGGTATTGTTTACAAGGTTATCAGTACACTCTGCATTATGTTGTGCTGCAATATGACTACTCACCCCTTAGATAGGTAGAAGAACGTCAGCCATGCCCAGCAGattaacaaacaaactattTGTACTGGTAATGAAAATAACATCCAACCTCCAAAAGAAATTTTACCTTCTGGTCCATAGTCACTGTCAAACGATGAAGGAAACAATGGAAGGAATTGAAAAGATAcccaatacatatattttgagaGTTTTGTGAAATGCAAATTTCTACCAGACTTATCTGTGCATGACTTGTTTGTTAAACCTGCTGCAGTAAcctaatattttgtgtttttccaCTGGGAAATTATTAAGATAGCATAAATCTAGGCAATACTAATTGGAAATCACATCATGTTTAATCAGTTTTGGTCCGTTAGCATAATATATGGTACTGTAACATGTACAGCTAACTAATGCAGTGCGACTACTTCATATAAAACACATTCTCAATTTATAATTCAGCCACCATTGCAGCGATTTCCAAAATATTGATAGGAGATTTCATTCACTGTCATAAATAGCAGTCATATTTGAATTCTAATGTgtcataaattataattttggtTGTATACTTCTACTCATTGAGCTCATCTATGCTAGttaaataacatatacattcatTGCCGCTTGTGTACAAGTTCCATCGGCAATGCGGCGTATTGAAAATGATATTGCGATTATTTACAACCCAGTCGACTAATCTGACAGGCACAACTTGCAAAGTTCGATTCAATGAAAGAGATATCTGCGAATAACTAgactaatttttcaaaataaattcaaagaatcaaatatggctgctgcTGACGCAGTGCGATATGGGAAAGGTCAACCGGAAATGAAAACGACTGACTTATGACAGTAATACTGCTTTTGGAGCATATACACTTAATTTTACTGACCTTTCTAGGAAGCTGACCATGATTACTTGTGTTAACGTACCAAACAGTGATGCGGCGCCCCCTATTGTGGATGAATATGTTAATCCAAGATAAAAACTTGTTTGCAAGGATGAAATTTCCTTTGAAGTTTCTGGTGTGACGAGAGCCACGGTGCTTTTGTACTTAACATCCATCTCTGTTTCCTGCAAAGCTCGTCCGCCAATGCCCCTGAATATTAAAGAACCCAATTTGTATTGAAAATACTGAACTGGACATACAAAGTTGGTTATTTATTGGTCATGTGATCATTGTTAATGGTAAATTAAATCGACGTGTACACACAATATCATCGACATATTTACTAGCTAAGTCTTGTTAATTACAATAAATCCCGAATTTCAAAGCTATTGGTATATCAAATAAGCGACTTGCCCAACATGAATACGTCCACACAACACGATCGATTGTCGACAGGTGCTTTCGGACTATATAGTACACGATATTTCAAATGCCTATCATTGAATATGAATAACTCACTCGATATTACGTATACCATTTTCTAGTACTTCCATCTCGATTGAGACATCAGCATTGTCAGATACATTATCGCCCTTGTCTTTTCCTTTAGATTTGCCGTTCTCAGCACCATCCTGTAAGATATATTTTACTAAacataataaaacaaaacaattcacaAGTATTCCTGCGTACGtattaattagttatttgaCTAGTATGTTCATAATTTTACAGTAAGGCGATTTGTTGTGAAATTTCACATCAATATGTCGAGGCAGTGCTGAACGTTACCGATTGTACTGTGATTGATTCTTTGATTCTTTGAAGCATGTAGAAACGGTTATCTCTCGCTTACTTTCGAACGTAAATCAAGATAAATGCTGTATGTCTAGCTACCAGTAGAATGTGCTAAAATTAAGGGCTTTTAACTACTGGAAAATAAAAGCCATCtacatattaaaaacaaaagttgCCATTGTTTCGCCGTTCTCCTTAACACACTTTACCTTGAATCTGTCATTCCGGGGACTAACATTACCTCACATCTGCCTATCTGCAGACTTGTTCTTTTTTCCAACTGTTCCACAAGAGCTTTTACTATGGGTAACATCATTATCAATAGAGGTACATTGAGGATCCACATTGACAAGAAACCAACAACACTCATTAAGGCTAGCAATAACCTAATTtagataaatgaaaaaaaaacaattacctatatttgtttgtttaaatcAGTATGGCTCAACTCATAATGGAAACATTTTATGCTCTGTTCCAGTAAAATAGACTCTGAGGTGAAAATAAGTATACTCGTCATGTTTTGGCATATACTATTTAGTTACAATGTAGACAAATCGTCTTCACAATACATATCAATGCAATTTATATATTGGATTGTCATAGCTTGAAATGCCCTTGCCTCACATAATTGTACTACCAATGCTATAAAATGCAATGGAAGCCACGCCAGTATACCTGTACATTGTTGGCACGATCACGTCTAATTATGGTGGCCCGATGAGGTTGAAACGATCGGCCACGATCTCAACGAAGTTCTACGTAAcattactacatacatacatcatatgttattgtctggcttgacaaatatctcaCTAAAATTACTAAATCTTATCTCCGAGAAAAAAAGGTCAGAGAAAAGGGGTCTAAAATCGTACATATCCGTTGATTGATATACCGAGGACAATTCTTAGAAAAATTGAAGCTTATAATATACTTTGAATCAAACACAAGTGAAAATGCTGCAGAATAAgccaaggcaataagtgtttaaTAACGCATCACATTCGAAAATTTCtgtctgtatgcaaattgaggtcgctatgggtcactagtccaCACCACGTGATAGGATCTAAGCCACTAACTGAAGCCTGTATGAACACGATGTTATAAATGCTAACAATTCTAATAATAAGCACAGATTTGGCCCAAAATcaaatcagttctagccatacGTACATAGAATCTTTTTACCACACTTCATTGAGATAGACACTGTTTTTTGTGAAATCGGTACACACAAAcgcacacatatgcacacatggACAGATAAACATTGGAATAAATCAGCTTCTCATATATGCACAAATCAGCATATCTACAATAATATTTTACCACGTGATTATGACCGTAAATAATAGTGTGCCCATTGCGATACTCACCACTTTGGCTCTGATCCTGCCAATAACAATACTCGTAAAGCAATTCGACGATGAAGTTCATACTTCTCAACTGCTGATACAATAATCAGAATCCCGAGAAAAAGCACCAGGAAGTCGATCATATAGAATACGGCAACATCAGCCATTGGTAGAAGTTCAAGGATTGGTAGCCAAAATAACAGCATTATGCCAGTCACTGGTAATGGTACGGCCAGTGTCACCCAATAAGTAACGGTTATCAGTAAAACGTATGCACATCTTGCTGGCTTTGATCAAGACAAAAAGCGTACAATTATGCGCCTCTACAATTGGATTGACATCAAACAGAAAAGCAATGCATATAGTGTTACCAACAAGAGTATTTGATAAATAATTCGTATCTtgacaatatttgaatttataattGTTATGACAGCTGTGAGATAAAGTCCTTACCATTGAGACTTAAGATTCGAGTCGAATCCCTTTTCATTTCTGACAGCATAATAACccataatttttttgaaatatttaacacTTGGGAGTTCGAGGGTCATGCTCTAGAAggaggaaattgagggagggccatttaaaaaattaacCAGAGGAGGGTCACAGACTGTGCTTATACGAGAACACCGTTGTTTTTTCCCCGCCTtaccccttgtaattactgaagctTCTCTATTGAAAAAACAGCACTGTATTCTCGTATAAGCACAGTCTGTGACCCTCCTCTAGTTAATTTTTTAAgtggccctccctcaatttcctccTTCTAGAACATGACCCTCGAGTTCCCCAGTGTTGGGGCGACACAGTACAGGTCGGTACTCGGGACACGACCACCTATCTTTTTCAAAGCCATGCCAGACGCTAGACGAACGTGAGTTGTATGGCGTATTGAAAGTGGTTTTAGCTTTTACTCGAGAAATGTTTTAAGTATGGCGTAGGTACAAGTCTTCATAGACCACACTTTTAGGGAAGCTTCAGCCGGGAGAGCGCACCCATCATTTgagaattattttgttttttatataaagAAGGAATTCCCATTTGGACGGCTCACCCCGCGGGATGTACTGTTCTAGATCACCAGCGCTTGCATTCTAGAGCAACATCTTTGGCCGTTTTAGATCTAATTTCTTCTTTTAATTTCTACtttcattttgaataatttagGTGGTACTCTGATGTtgttaatttatcaaatgtgaTTGGTGGTCATGCGTCATTAGTTCTGAAGAAATATCCGACAGTGTGTAAACATATGTATTTCAAGTGTCTGGTGCGCTTTCTTTCCAACCTGTCAACGCTAGATGACCAATATAATGTCTGAAAGAATGTTATTAGTCATGTACGAGCTAAATATCTACACTGAAAACTTAAAAGTGATTTTTGTCGTCTTTTACTAGCATTTCATCGGTTTTACTCTGACTTTAGTGCTGATGACTGTCACCGAGTACGGTTGATATATAATCATACCTTATCAGTTCGACGACAAGGTTCGGTACAAGTGTGGTAAACATGTACGGTTCAGATGCTTATCATTGTCACCAAGTACGATTTATATATAATCATACAGTTTGATGACAAGGTTCGGTACAAGTGTGtaaacatgtacactgtatgaaTGACTCCctttctttttgattttttagAGAATGTTGGTCACCCAACACAGATTTTCACCTGATAGAAATAGtcagatatttatttatttctatgattttttgaaaataataatattggGTGGGGGGGTCGGACATGGGGAATTGTAGCTGGTGTATGATGTTGTACGGGCGAGAAACACCAATCAACGTGTTTTTCGACACGCCTCATCTGCACACTACAATCATTCCCGCCATTTATGTATGCTTAAAAAAGTTTACAAGTCTATACAGTATAGTACGCTATGGGAATATATCAATTCAGAGGTACACATGTATACGACAGCATACAGTCAGAGTTATTCTACAATGTGTTGTGCCATGTTTCACAACTGTTAGCAAACAGATTCAATAGCCCGGATTTGCTTATATTTCTTACGATTCCGAAGTCATGGTACCAATTTACACGAATTACAATCAGCGAATGAAATAGCAATTTTGCAACCAATAAATCCCACAGTAAAGAAAACCTCGCATCTGTGGCGACGAGCCAAGGTCGAAAGCTGACGACAGTACCGTACTGCGTGCGCGCAGTGAGAACACTACCAAGAGGCTATGACTGAACGTTCGACCTTACGGCTTCGACCCTGATCACATTCGAATGATCAATTGAATTGTTATCATGTAGTCATCACAGATTAAAAATAATGCACTGAAAGCGATGCTGGTTAATTTCTTCTTTTTATCAACTTTCAACACATCTCGTATCATTGTATTTTAGGTTTTATTGATTTGATTAGTCGCAGATATCTAGTAATCTGCATATTCAATAAATCATGATGTCATGTAGTATACTTTTACGAGACCATGCATGGTTTGTATCCCTAGGAGGGCATATGCCAACTGCAGTTGTCTACCACCTAAACACTTCCCCCAACTCCACTCCTTCCAGTTTTCCCCCTCCCATATCCCCTTACATCACCACCTACTACCGTTCATGTCATATATTTAAAGCATCTGTCTCTCTTCTTTGTCACGGGTATATGTAAACCAATGTGAATAATGTATATGCTCTTCGTCAAGGTTACCCTTATCAGATCAAATATCAACTACAAGTTTATTTCATGTAATTACTTTAACGTATTTCATTAACATTAAACcttattaattcaaaatttgCATTTCTGAAAGTAAATATAACGTATGAGACGGATACACACTTAAGGGGTGTGTGTATCAACAAGCATTATACCTATAGACTTTAGTTATAAGCCTTGTAGAGAAAGTCTCAAGTTAAAactgaaatttactttaaaaCACTTACCTGAGAGTCCAAGTTGAATATAAGTATAGGACACAGAAGAAGTGGGGTCAGTGTAATAATCAAAATATCACGTTTCTGATATAAAAATCTGCAAATATCCTTTGCGTTTGCACCCATGTTGCTTCGTTCGGAGAAAGGGTAGCCTCATACGATGCTGCAGAATAAACTAGCGTCTGTATACGATTCAGTATAATCATTGAATAATGAATGGACGAAATATTTGTAGTTTTCAGGTGTTGACATGTTATACCTCTGACCTTATTCTAACAAGATTATATTATTAATTGATAAATGACTTGTCAAAAAGTGAAGACTGAACATGTGTTGTGTTTGGTGTCAACGCATGAACATTTCGTCGGATGACTACGTTTTGcaagttatatattttgaaaagctAAATTTAGTTTGAAATACAACTGTCCGATAAAAAACCCGAAAACAACTACAGGAAATGTTCAAGGTTAGAACAGACAGACCCAAACAACGTACTGGGTTACTCTGGTATGATGCCATGAAACCCTAATACATGACAAGCTCTGTCGAAAGTGTCGGAGA
The genomic region above belongs to Glandiceps talaboti chromosome 8, keGlaTala1.1, whole genome shotgun sequence and contains:
- the LOC144439219 gene encoding Na(+)/citrate cotransporter-like; its protein translation is MGANAKDICRFLYQKRDILIITLTPLLLCPILIFNLDSQPARCAYVLLITVTYWVTLAVPLPVTGIMLLFWLPILELLPMADVAVFYMIDFLVLFLGILIIVSAVEKYELHRRIALRVLLLAGSEPKWLQLVA